Sequence from the Fundulus heteroclitus isolate FHET01 chromosome 7, MU-UCD_Fhet_4.1, whole genome shotgun sequence genome:
GAATATTTTGAAGATAATCTGGGAGATTAGAAAACTACACAAAAGGCTTAAAAGCCAGTCCATTAAATCATCATAAGATCCCACTAAGATGAATGTTTACTTAGTTGTGAGAGGTCCGTGTGAACCCAAAGGAGGAAAATAGAAAGGTAGAACAAAGTCCCCTTCGGTCTTCAAGCTCAGATCAGCAGAACTGAACTGCAGGTTAATTagctttttcccccctcagtCGGCGTAGTGCATGATGGACTCCACGTAGTTTCCAGGGAAGAGGCCGGTGGTGGCGTTCATCACTCCTTCAAACCACCCGTCCTCATTCTTTTTCACAACATAGATGATGGCTCCTTCCTGAAAGGACAGCTCGTCCTCCTTGTCTGCTGTGTAGTCATATACAGCCACCACTGGAGGGCGACAAAAACACCAACATGGTGGCAATTTGTTCTTATTAAACAAGTGAGATATTAGACCTAAGACTGACCTATCTGGTAAAACAACACTGGGAATCTGAGTCAATTGGTAAAAATTTACGTATTCTTCTTTTCCCAATAAAAAGGACTAATGTGACTAAATGAACTGGGCAGTTAATAATTCAGAGTGCTGAGGGTATTTCTGGGACTCACCTTTCTCCAGGTAGTTTCTGGGGGCCCAGGGTGGGTCCTCTTCAGCGTACGGATCGCTGTACTCCACTACTTTAGAGTCGTCCTCACCGTGTCCGTCCTCTGAAGGTTTAGGGGTGGGCAGAGAGTCGTCAGGCCCTGAATGGGTCTCTGAGGGttgaggaggagggggagtgTCTGTAACTGTTGGCGAAGGGATATTTCACAGAGTTACAGGAGGAATCAATAGTGAACAATCATGGTGCACGGACACAAGCGGGTATATGGATTTGTGAAAGGAGCAAAAAACTCAACCAGGACAGCTGGGCTTACTGGATTCTTGAACTCGAGCAACGAAACCCATCAGAGGCAGCTGAGGGGTGAACTGCAGGAGCGACGGGGGAGGAGGCGAGGCTGCAAACACAGTCGGGGGTAAATTAGGATACCATTCTGATTTCAAACCCTTCGATATAAACTGTGGACAAGATTTAGTCAATTCAACTCTAATTTATGAGTTCCCCGtcagaaatgaaacaaaaggtCCTCTGTGAAGTTGTAGTTCTGACTGGCAGTATGGCTGCTGTGCATATGAAAGGTAGTTTATACACTATTTTATTACCACTTCTGACAGGCTGCATCTCATTTAACCAGAGGCACACATAATGCTGTACATACAACCTCTATTCCTGTAGATGTTGCTTTAGaataacctgacgccgccagatagatttgctccgcatatccatctggaaaccttccgttgaagtaattttgggaaggggcggaaatactggttagctgattggcctatgttggtgacaGACGGGCcaaatcaaccaatcagattcgtcgtcgctctgttacgagcgacgacgaaaacacaaccacaagccaagctactcttgctgctgcaggtaaaggctcgttagctcagcaaagaaatactctgtaattccgataaaacttgctcgatagccacgctaacgctagtttcatcggctgaagccgccatgttctttagactgaactgtcgatcttctcgttgcgtcacacctcaacccgcctcaaagccaacgctgattggacgttcgtttggtgaactgctccaaattttctttaacggagagtagccagactgatctgcgagtgaaaccttgaaagctcgcgagatcaggatggtctcacgaggctagcttTAGAAAGCATAACAAGCAGATAAGACCGAAACAAACAGCTGATCCGGCTGGATGTCCAACTTCCAACGAGAATACTCTCATCTCAGGACTGATGTCATCCCCTGATCTGAGCTCCGACCTGATACATAAATCAAATGTACCATTATGTATATAGAAGTTTAAACTTAGCCTCATCTAGTTGCATCTAAGCCTTGGGATCTTGTAGACACTGAAGAGGCACGTCTAAAGAAGTCCCAGCATCACGGTTCCAGTGATAATGTTTTGCCTGCATCGAACAACACAAACCTGGGCTCTGGTTGTAGTAGGGTCCTCCATTGACGTGGTTGTGCGTCGCTATTGGCTGACCAGTCACGGAGGGGGGTCGGCGGTATGGAAGTGACCCCCCCACCTGCGGGGTCTGCTGTCGGGGCTGAGGCCGGTTCATACTGTAGAACTGAGGGACGAAGGGACCTGACGCAGCAGAGAGGAACTCTGTTACACATCTTTATGCTGAGTAGAGAAATGCTTTAGAAATGAAAGTTCATGTTAACGCTTTCTGAttctaacacatttaaaaaggctGTCCTGCACAGAGCTGGAGAAGAGAGAAGAAACTGTAGTAGCAAAGCTTTGTCTCCCCCTTGTGGTCGATACAGGTATCTACAGCAATCTACAGCAAGTTTATGAGGAGAAAAGCACACAAAggatcttttctgtttttaaaaagtttttactAATCATTTCCAATGCAGAACCTACAGCTAGAGCGTCAACAGCTCACTTCCTGATGATAGAAAACAACTAACCAGAGGACGAACAAATGGGACTTAGGTTTGGGTCCCTAAGATGCTATCGGACAAACTCACCTTCAGCAggtgatgaggaggaggaggagagtgaaggaggaggagcaggaggagggagagaaggCAGCTGGGACTGGACTTCGGAGGTGCTGGGAGAAGGGTTAGAAGGTGGGGAGCTGTTGGCGTTTGGTACATTTGTCTGTGAGCTTGTGTGAGGGGATGAGTCCGCTTGGTGTGCGGGTGAGTTTGGTGCTAGAGGTGCATTAGGCTGGGTCAAGGTTgtggtggaggaggaagaggagaaagaggacGGGGTCGGTGAGGGAGAAGGAGAGGAGTTGGGAGCGGTGGAGGGAGAGCTGGAGGGTCCAGCGGTTGGGGAGACTTCAGGAAAGGGAGGAAGAGGGAAGAAAAAGAGGAGCTAGttaagaaggaaggaaggttaACGCAGGGGGCGAGGGAAGACGAGAGAACTGCAGCGGCTAAGGCAAAACAGATATTCTAcataaaggaaaacaacaaagtGTTTAATTAACACTTAGTTTACTCAGAACAACTGATAATTACTTCATTAtgcacagaaaacagaaaaagtgtaGTGGTGCTCCAGACTGCTGCTGGTGCAAACAAAGGGATCCGCTCTGTGAGCCAAATAAAACTCGGATGGTTGTTGGACTTCTGGTAAGGTAGCTGCAGTAAAGCGGTTCGTTTTGGTGCCCAGTGCTACGCATGGAGTTATATTTCTGGTGTGCAGGTTAGCTACATTTCGTCTTCACGAACAAATGAATAATGCTTCACTGCCGCTCCTGTAACCAGCAGGCCCTGTGGCTCCAGCGCATGCATTAAATACGCAATTAAAGAGAAAGATATAGCTCATGTAACCAGTAAACTATCTTACATCAGTCTGAGCGACCTTTTATCTTTTGCTGTtggcgtcttttttttttttttaaatggcctgTTTGCTCTACATTTAAAACGAAGAAAGGCGACAGAGGAAATAACACACATTAGGACTCGGGCCACATGTCGCCACGTGCGGCCGTGCCCCTACGTGGGTACCCCTACCTCCCCCGTTACCTGGGAAGGTGGAGGGCGGGGACGGCGTGGGCACGGCGATGGGAACCCCCACACTGCCGCTGCcgctgttctccctgctgctgctgcggctgctgctgctggggtgGCTGCCTCCGCTGCTACCGCT
This genomic interval carries:
- the LOC105940289 gene encoding abl interactor 2 isoform X3, with the protein product MAELQMLLEEEIPAGRRALLDSFTNLERVAEYCESNYVQSADKERALEETKSYTTQSLASVAYLINTLANNVLQMLDIQASQLRRMESSVNHISQTVDIHKEKVARREIGILTTNKNTARSHKIIAPANLERPVRYIRKPIDYGVLDDTGHGVKVNGQQSMKLGGGLSRSNPPTQKPPSPPRAGKGILGHKNSPYRTLEPVRPPVVPNDYASSPTRNNTGAGQLPSPVRTATLNQRPRTYSGSSGGSHPSSSSRSSSRENSGSGSVGVPIAVPTPSPPSTFPVSPTAGPSSSPSTAPNSSPSPSPTPSSFSSSSSTTTLTQPNAPLAPNSPAHQADSSPHTSSQTNVPNANSSPPSNPSPSTSEVQSQLPSLPPPAPPPSLSSSSSSPAEGPFVPQFYSMNRPQPRQQTPQVGGSLPYRRPPSVTGQPIATHNHVNGGPYYNQSPASPPPPSLLQFTPQLPLMGFVARVQESSKPSCPVTDTPPPPQPSETHSGPDDSLPTPKPSEDGHGEDDSKVVEYSDPYAEEDPPWAPRNYLEKVVAVYDYTADKEDELSFQEGAIIYVVKKNEDGWFEGVMNATTGLFPGNYVESIMHYAD
- the LOC105940289 gene encoding abl interactor 2 isoform X8, yielding MAELQMLLEEEIPAGRRALLDSFTNLERVAEYCESNYVQSADKERALEETKSYTTQSLASVAYLINTLANNVLQMLDIQASQLRRMESSVNHISQTVDIHKEKVARREIGILTTNKNTARSHKIIAPANLERPVRYIRKPIDYGVLDDTGHGVKVNGQQSMKLGGGLSRSNPPTQKPPSPPRAGKGILGHKNSPYRTLEPVRPPVVPNDYASSPTRNNTGAGQLPSPVRTATLNQRPRTYSGSSGGSHPSSSSRSSSRENSGSGSVGVPIAVPTPSPPSTFPGPFVPQFYSMNRPQPRQQTPQVGGSLPYRRPPSVTGQPIATHNHVNGGPYYNQSPASPPPPSLLQFTPQLPLMGFVARVQESITDTPPPPQPSETHSGPDDSLPTPKPSEDGHGEDDSKVVEYSDPYAEEDPPWAPRNYLEKVVAVYDYTADKEDELSFQEGAIIYVVKKNEDGWFEGVMNATTGLFPGNYVESIMHYAD
- the LOC105940289 gene encoding abl interactor 2 isoform X6, whose translation is MAELQMLLEEEIPAGRRALLDSFTNLERVAEYCESNYVQSADKERALEETKSYTTQSLASVAYLINTLANNVLQMLDIQASQLRRMESSVNHISQTVDIHKEKVARREIGILTTNKNTARSHKIIAPANLERPVRYIRKPIDYGVLDDTGHGVKWLMRFKVNGQQSMKLGGGLSRSNPPTQKPPSPPRAGKGILGHKNSPYRTLEPVRPPVVPNDYASSPTRNNTGAGQLPSPVRTATLNQRPRTYSGSSGGSHPSSSSRSSSRENSGSGSVGVPIAVPTPSPPSTFPGPFVPQFYSMNRPQPRQQTPQVGGSLPYRRPPSVTGQPIATHNHVNGGPYYNQSPASPPPPSLLQFTPQLPLMGFVARVQESSKPSCPVTDTPPPPQPSETHSGPDDSLPTPKPSEDGHGEDDSKVVEYSDPYAEEDPPWAPRNYLEKVVAVYDYTADKEDELSFQEGAIIYVVKKNEDGWFEGVMNATTGLFPGNYVESIMHYAD
- the LOC105940289 gene encoding abl interactor 2 isoform X5, whose product is MAELQMLLEEEIPAGRRALLDSFTNLERVAEYCESNYVQSADKERALEETKSYTTQSLASVAYLINTLANNVLQMLDIQASQLRRMESSVNHISQTVDIHKEKVARREIGILTTNKNTARSHKIIAPANLERPVRYIRKPIDYGVLDDTGHGVKWLMRFKVNGQQSMKLGGGLSRSNPPTQKPPSPPRAGKGILGGSSGGSHPSSSSRSSSRENSGSGSVGVPIAVPTPSPPSTFPVSPTAGPSSSPSTAPNSSPSPSPTPSSFSSSSSTTTLTQPNAPLAPNSPAHQADSSPHTSSQTNVPNANSSPPSNPSPSTSEVQSQLPSLPPPAPPPSLSSSSSSPAEGPFVPQFYSMNRPQPRQQTPQVGGSLPYRRPPSVTGQPIATHNHVNGGPYYNQSPASPPPPSLLQFTPQLPLMGFVARVQESSKPSCPVTDTPPPPQPSETHSGPDDSLPTPKPSEDGHGEDDSKVVEYSDPYAEEDPPWAPRNYLEKVVAVYDYTADKEDELSFQEGAIIYVVKKNEDGWFEGVMNATTGLFPGNYVESIMHYAD
- the LOC105940289 gene encoding abl interactor 2 isoform X4, translating into MAELQMLLEEEIPAGRRALLDSFTNLERVAEYCESNYVQSADKERALEETKSYTTQSLASVAYLINTLANNVLQMLDIQASQLRRMESSVNHISQTVDIHKEKVARREIGILTTNKNTARSHKIIAPANLERPVRYIRKPIDYGVLDDTGHGVKWLMRFKVNGQQSMKLGGGLSRSNPPTQKPPSPPRAGKGILGHKNSPYRTLEPVRPPVVPNDYASSPTRNNTGAGQLPSPVRTATLNQRPRTYSGSSGGSHPSSSSRSSSRENSGSGSVGVPIAVPTPSPPSTFPVSPTAGPSSSPSTAPNSSPSPSPTPSSFSSSSSTTTLTQPNAPLAPNSPAHQADSSPHTSSQTNVPNANSSPPSNPSPSTSEVQSQLPSLPPPAPPPSLSSSSSSPAEGPFVPQFYSMNRPQPRQQTPQVGGSLPYRRPPSVTGQPIATHNHVNGGPYYNQSPASPPPPSLLQFTPQLPLMGFVARVQESKTHSGPDDSLPTPKPSEDGHGEDDSKVVEYSDPYAEEDPPWAPRNYLEKVVAVYDYTADKEDELSFQEGAIIYVVKKNEDGWFEGVMNATTGLFPGNYVESIMHYAD
- the LOC105940289 gene encoding abl interactor 2 isoform X2 gives rise to the protein MAELQMLLEEEIPAGRRALLDSFTNLERVAEYCESNYVQSADKERALEETKSYTTQSLASVAYLINTLANNVLQMLDIQASQLRRMESSVNHISQTVDIHKEKVARREIGILTTNKNTARSHKIIAPANLERPVRYIRKPIDYGVLDDTGHGVKWLMRFKVNGQQSMKLGGGLSRSNPPTQKPPSPPRAGKGILGHKNSPYRTLEPVRPPVVPNDYASSPTRNNTGAGQLPSPVRTATLNQRPRTYSGSSGGSHPSSSSRSSSRENSGSGSVGVPIAVPTPSPPSTFPVSPTAGPSSSPSTAPNSSPSPSPTPSSFSSSSSTTTLTQPNAPLAPNSPAHQADSSPHTSSQTNVPNANSSPPSNPSPSTSEVQSQLPSLPPPAPPPSLSSSSSSPAEGPFVPQFYSMNRPQPRQQTPQVGGSLPYRRPPSVTGQPIATHNHVNGGPYYNQSPASPPPPSLLQFTPQLPLMGFVARVQESITDTPPPPQPSETHSGPDDSLPTPKPSEDGHGEDDSKVVEYSDPYAEEDPPWAPRNYLEKVVAVYDYTADKEDELSFQEGAIIYVVKKNEDGWFEGVMNATTGLFPGNYVESIMHYAD
- the LOC105940289 gene encoding abl interactor 2 isoform X1 is translated as MAELQMLLEEEIPAGRRALLDSFTNLERVAEYCESNYVQSADKERALEETKSYTTQSLASVAYLINTLANNVLQMLDIQASQLRRMESSVNHISQTVDIHKEKVARREIGILTTNKNTARSHKIIAPANLERPVRYIRKPIDYGVLDDTGHGVKWLMRFKVNGQQSMKLGGGLSRSNPPTQKPPSPPRAGKGILGHKNSPYRTLEPVRPPVVPNDYASSPTRNNTGAGQLPSPVRTATLNQRPRTYSGSSGGSHPSSSSRSSSRENSGSGSVGVPIAVPTPSPPSTFPVSPTAGPSSSPSTAPNSSPSPSPTPSSFSSSSSTTTLTQPNAPLAPNSPAHQADSSPHTSSQTNVPNANSSPPSNPSPSTSEVQSQLPSLPPPAPPPSLSSSSSSPAEGPFVPQFYSMNRPQPRQQTPQVGGSLPYRRPPSVTGQPIATHNHVNGGPYYNQSPASPPPPSLLQFTPQLPLMGFVARVQESSKPSCPVTDTPPPPQPSETHSGPDDSLPTPKPSEDGHGEDDSKVVEYSDPYAEEDPPWAPRNYLEKVVAVYDYTADKEDELSFQEGAIIYVVKKNEDGWFEGVMNATTGLFPGNYVESIMHYAD